DNA sequence from the Prochlorothrix hollandica PCC 9006 = CALU 1027 genome:
CGACCCTGGTGGTGAACCTGCCCCCAACAGTTCAGGTCAATAGCTCGTTTAACTTTGATGTGATTGTGATGGAACCCCTGGGGGACGACCTCCTGTTGGGGGGGATTTTAGATGAGCCGGTGCGGGAAGAAACCTTTATCGATCCCAGCCAAATGGATCTGGAGCCGATTTTGGCGGGGGGACTGTTTAAGGTGGGCCGTGCCCCGGCGGTGCGGGATACCCGCTGGATTTCGGCGGTAATTGTGCGCAAGGGGGGCATGACCTTTGTGACCCAACGCCTCCAGGTGGTGGAGTAGGGTCGCCCGCCATGGACTTAATTCTCTACAGCAAACCGGGCTGTCATCTCTGTGAGGGATTGGAAGAAAAGCTGCGATCGCTGACGGATCCCCCGTTAACCCTGGAGGTGCGGGACATTCGCACTAATGATGCGTGGTTGCTGGCCTATGAGCTGGAAATTCCTGTTCTCTGTCGGGTCACTGCCTCCGGCCAAGAACAACCCTTGCCCCGCCTTTCCCCCCGCAGCGGTGCTGATCAAATTGCTCAAATGTTACAGAAATATAACAAAGCTCCGTAGCACACTTTATTTCTGAACCCACGTTTCTGAATCCACAGTTCTGAACCCACGTTTCTGAACCCACAGTTCTGAACCCACAGTTCTGAACCCACTGCGATCGAGGATTGATCAAGGGACTCACATCAGACCCAGAAACCTGCTTGACTGACAGATCTCCTGAAACCGTTGCAATTTCGTTACGAGTTTGCACCGCTTCAGGGACTTGTGTCAGTCAGTCAGGAACAAGGGGCTTAAGCCCCT
Encoded proteins:
- a CDS encoding glutaredoxin family protein, producing MDLILYSKPGCHLCEGLEEKLRSLTDPPLTLEVRDIRTNDAWLLAYELEIPVLCRVTASGQEQPLPRLSPRSGADQIAQMLQKYNKAP